One window of the Montipora foliosa isolate CH-2021 chromosome 4, ASM3666993v2, whole genome shotgun sequence genome contains the following:
- the LOC137998963 gene encoding uncharacterized protein isoform X2, giving the protein MKRKELLLMTFVMLQIVSKLQGCPVNFTVEVTDFDNVFDEKIDIDIKKKTVTFHVPQSGDLVEAEIINDFRKNLTMTVLPEQQKCYLSTLDPDLLSPRKLIRAFNRRKFVCIDSANAKSVNVTMVTGERFQRRSRLPRAMKKACRKLPIFHAEEVKVPSFTTSGDLHRRSCTGDVCNEYLICSNECPGDCSKCKRTETCPEACA; this is encoded by the exons GGATGCCCGGTGAATTTCACAGTTGAAGTGACTgattttgacaacgtttttgATGAGAAAATCGACATCGACATAAAGAAAAAGACCGTAACATTCCACGTTCCTCAAAGTGGAGATTTGGTTGAGGCTGAAATCATTAACGATTTTCGCAAG AACTTAACAATGACCGTTTTGCCAGAACAACAAAAGTGTTACCTTTCAACGCTGGATCCAGATTTGCTGAGCCCCAGGAAGTTGATAAGGGCCTTTAACAGG AGGAAATTTGTTTGCATTGATTCCGCAAATGCCAAGTCTGTCAACGTCACCATGGTGACAGGGGAGCGGTTTCAAAGAAGATCTCGTCTTCCTCGTGCCATGAAAAAAGCCTGCAGAAAGTTGCCAATTTTTCACGCCGAAGAAGTGAAGGTACCATCATTCACTACATcag GTGACCTTCATCGACGGTCCTGCACTGGAGATGTTTGCAATGAATACCTCATTTGTTCCAACGAGTGTCCAGGGGACTGTAGCAAGTGTAAAAGAACAGAAACGTGCCCTGAAGCTTGTGCTTAG
- the LOC137998963 gene encoding uncharacterized protein isoform X1 — translation MKRKELLLMTFVMLQIVSKLQGCPVNFTVEVTDFDNVFDEKIDIDIKKKTVTFHVPQSGDLVEAEIINDFRKNLTMTVLPEQQKCYLSTLDPDLLSPRKLIRAFNRRKFVCIDSANAKSVNVTMVTGERFQRRSRLPRAMKKACRKLPIFHAEEVKVTFIDGPALEMFAMNTSFVPTSVQGTVASVKEQKRALKLVLRAGLCCTAHLSC, via the exons GGATGCCCGGTGAATTTCACAGTTGAAGTGACTgattttgacaacgtttttgATGAGAAAATCGACATCGACATAAAGAAAAAGACCGTAACATTCCACGTTCCTCAAAGTGGAGATTTGGTTGAGGCTGAAATCATTAACGATTTTCGCAAG AACTTAACAATGACCGTTTTGCCAGAACAACAAAAGTGTTACCTTTCAACGCTGGATCCAGATTTGCTGAGCCCCAGGAAGTTGATAAGGGCCTTTAACAGG AGGAAATTTGTTTGCATTGATTCCGCAAATGCCAAGTCTGTCAACGTCACCATGGTGACAGGGGAGCGGTTTCAAAGAAGATCTCGTCTTCCTCGTGCCATGAAAAAAGCCTGCAGAAAGTTGCCAATTTTTCACGCCGAAGAAGTGAAG GTGACCTTCATCGACGGTCCTGCACTGGAGATGTTTGCAATGAATACCTCATTTGTTCCAACGAGTGTCCAGGGGACTGTAGCAAGTGTAAAAGAACAGAAACGTGCCCTGAAGCTTGTGCTTAGGGCAGGGCTTTGTTGTACTGCACATTTATCATGTTAA